In the genome of Chloroflexota bacterium, one region contains:
- a CDS encoding ABC transporter permease, translating to MKRTSFLRMLQRNRIGALGASVVLLLLLVAILAPLLAPYDPIQMFLDQRLRPPGPHFLLGTDEFGRDILSRVIFGTRVSLQVGLISVSIGMVSGVFLGMIAGYYGGLVDNVIMRILDVFFAFPPILLALVMVAMLGPGITNTMVAIGVVYAPRFARVVRGSVLSLKEKEFIEAAQCMGARAGRIIFVHILPNASAPIIVQATLALAGAMLVEASLSFLGLGTQPPTPSWGTMLSSSRRYVELAPWASIFPGLAISLAVLGFNLFGDGLRDILDPRLRY from the coding sequence ATGAAGAGAACATCTTTTTTACGTATGCTACAAAGGAATAGAATTGGGGCTCTCGGCGCCAGCGTCGTCCTACTACTGCTGCTTGTCGCCATTCTGGCCCCTCTCCTTGCACCCTATGACCCCATCCAGATGTTCCTGGATCAGCGCTTGAGGCCACCCGGCCCACACTTTCTGCTGGGGACCGACGAGTTTGGTCGTGATATCCTTAGTCGGGTCATCTTTGGCACGCGCGTCTCCCTTCAGGTGGGTTTAATATCTGTAAGCATAGGCATGGTCAGCGGCGTCTTCCTGGGAATGATCGCCGGCTACTATGGGGGACTCGTAGATAACGTGATTATGCGTATCCTGGACGTCTTTTTCGCCTTCCCGCCCATCCTCCTGGCTCTGGTCATGGTGGCGATGTTAGGGCCAGGAATAACCAACACGATGGTGGCCATCGGTGTGGTCTATGCCCCCCGCTTCGCTCGGGTAGTAAGGGGATCAGTATTGTCCTTGAAGGAGAAGGAGTTCATCGAGGCAGCGCAGTGCATGGGGGCCCGTGCCGGGCGCATCATCTTCGTACATATCCTACCCAATGCCAGCGCCCCCATCATCGTGCAGGCCACCCTGGCTTTGGCTGGGGCGATGTTGGTGGAGGCCTCGTTGAGCTTCCTGGGACTGGGCACCCAACCACCCACCCCATCCTGGGGGACGATGCTTAGCTCCAGTCGCCGTTACGTGGAGCTGGCACCGTGGGCCTCAATCTTTCCCGGCCTGGCCATCTCGCTAGCCGTCTTGGGATTCAACCTGTTTGGCGATGGTTTAAGGGATATACTGGATCCGAGACTCAGATATTAA
- a CDS encoding alkaline phosphatase family protein — translation MVKKKIYVLGFDQMILPLVQRFAQEGVLPNIAALMQAGAANEAMSSIPAQTPTNWATIASGADTGTHGVCNWTVVMPNGQRLSALNSLAVNAETIWEAAERTGLKSVLIHYPASMPSRLKMGLVVDGYAGPGYGETPFEITPSRGYTTLSGLPNTDKIDLQPAREWQNLPCSAGAGPLESALRIVPKIQGEDRQFHLLVVDSVGQGYDRVIICRERDYQSKIAETSVGEWSDWVLEPFVVEGQQRTGTVRFKLVELSKDGRRLRLYRSQIMPTDGFTAPDELGEELIERFGPYQEYVSELPSILGSADFETCLEEAEYQAQWIAKAGQYLMDKRGGTLFYSHWHWLDDINHHHLAQADPSWPMYRAGEAERHLDILRRSYMVADGMVGLFRERLDGSAYLVVISDHGCVPAQRTIDMRRFLHQRGLWVARDEDQDLNEANIDWEKTKAYVRDGYSFDIYIRAEGEEYERIRDELIRDLRTWVDEKAGRTPILLALKKEDAFLLGYWGEQAGDIIALFEGGYTWAMSKGEEVLSDLTGVNFAFHGSQPVTRRTSLCSNLATFIIAGPGIKKGYTRAVAKLGYIKLKDIAPTFCHLLDIEPPAQSQGAVAYDLLEGHEMYRERPSIALQAKAMDRRIWIQRDMHDFSLLEDK, via the coding sequence GTGGTTAAGAAGAAAATCTACGTTCTTGGGTTCGACCAGATGATCTTGCCCCTGGTGCAGCGCTTCGCTCAGGAAGGGGTATTGCCCAACATTGCTGCCCTGATGCAAGCGGGAGCGGCGAACGAGGCTATGTCTTCTATCCCGGCCCAGACCCCCACAAACTGGGCTACCATAGCCAGTGGGGCAGATACGGGAACACACGGTGTGTGCAACTGGACTGTGGTTATGCCCAATGGGCAGAGGCTCTCTGCCCTCAACTCCTTGGCCGTAAATGCCGAGACAATCTGGGAGGCGGCTGAGAGGACTGGTTTGAAGAGTGTGCTCATTCATTATCCCGCCTCCATGCCCTCCCGTCTCAAGATGGGGCTGGTCGTCGACGGCTATGCTGGACCAGGCTACGGGGAGACCCCCTTCGAGATCACCCCTAGTAGAGGCTATACGACTCTGTCCGGTCTGCCGAACACCGACAAGATCGATCTCCAGCCAGCACGAGAGTGGCAAAACTTGCCCTGTTCCGCTGGGGCCGGTCCCCTTGAATCTGCCCTGAGGATCGTGCCTAAGATACAAGGAGAGGATAGACAATTTCATTTGCTGGTGGTCGATTCTGTCGGCCAAGGATACGACCGGGTGATAATCTGCCGGGAGAGGGATTATCAAAGTAAGATTGCCGAGACCAGCGTGGGGGAATGGAGCGACTGGGTCCTTGAGCCATTTGTGGTGGAGGGGCAGCAGAGAACAGGTACAGTGCGTTTCAAATTGGTAGAGCTTTCTAAAGATGGCCGACGACTGCGCCTGTACCGCTCCCAGATAATGCCCACGGATGGCTTTACAGCCCCTGATGAGCTCGGTGAGGAGCTCATCGAAAGATTCGGCCCTTATCAGGAATATGTCTCAGAATTGCCCTCTATCCTGGGGAGCGCAGACTTCGAGACCTGTCTGGAGGAGGCGGAATACCAGGCCCAATGGATCGCCAAGGCCGGGCAGTACTTGATGGACAAGAGAGGCGGCACCCTATTTTATAGCCATTGGCATTGGCTGGATGATATAAACCACCATCATCTCGCTCAGGCAGACCCTTCCTGGCCGATGTATCGAGCCGGGGAGGCCGAGAGGCATCTGGACATCCTGCGCCGGAGCTACATGGTGGCGGATGGAATGGTGGGATTGTTCCGGGAGAGGCTGGATGGCAGCGCCTACCTGGTCGTCATATCCGACCATGGCTGCGTGCCGGCTCAACGGACGATCGATATGCGGAGATTCTTGCACCAACGGGGGTTGTGGGTGGCGCGGGATGAGGACCAGGATCTGAATGAGGCGAACATCGACTGGGAGAAAACGAAGGCCTATGTGCGAGATGGCTACAGCTTTGATATTTACATCAGAGCCGAAGGTGAAGAATACGAGCGGATTCGTGACGAACTGATTCGCGATCTGAGAACCTGGGTGGATGAGAAGGCGGGCCGTACACCTATCCTCCTGGCTCTAAAGAAAGAGGATGCCTTCCTTTTAGGTTATTGGGGAGAGCAGGCAGGGGATATCATCGCCCTCTTCGAGGGTGGCTATACTTGGGCAATGTCCAAGGGTGAAGAGGTCCTGAGTGACCTAACCGGTGTGAATTTTGCCTTTCACGGCTCTCAACCCGTCACCAGACGAACGAGTCTCTGCTCTAACCTGGCTACCTTTATCATTGCCGGCCCAGGGATCAAGAAGGGCTATACCAGAGCGGTGGCGAAACTGGGTTACATCAAGCTGAAGGATATAGCCCCCACCTTCTGTCACCTCTTAGATATAGAGCCTCCCGCCCAGAGTCAAGGCGCAGTGGCTTACGATCTCCTGGAGGGGCACGAGATGTACCGTGAAAGGCCTTCTATCGCCCTCCAGGCGAAAGCGATGGATCGGCGCATATGGATCCAGCGGGATATGCACGACTTCTCCTTGCTTGAGGATAAGTGA
- a CDS encoding SIS domain-containing protein, whose translation MSAESYLATMEDILRRIRETQADNIKKSAQLMAESIAQKRVVHVFGSGHSVIPVLDIFPRYGSFVGFHPLLDPRLMWFNVLGPGGVRELLWLERTEGYIKVFLGGYHLDPRDTLLVFSHGGLNAAPLEMSMEAKSRGLSVVAVTSVQNQRIATATHSSGKKLAEVADVVIDNCVPAEDALVTINGWAEKVAAGSTVAVTSIAMALVAEVARSLAARRIHPPTFVSPNVKEIGPEHNLAVFEAHSRMMQDVLEYKATP comes from the coding sequence ATGTCAGCAGAGTCCTATCTGGCAACTATGGAGGATATTCTCAGAAGGATAAGGGAAACCCAAGCGGATAACATAAAGAAGTCCGCTCAACTGATGGCCGAGTCCATCGCTCAAAAGCGAGTCGTACACGTCTTTGGGAGCGGGCATTCAGTCATCCCCGTTCTAGACATCTTCCCCCGCTATGGGAGCTTTGTTGGCTTTCATCCTCTACTGGATCCGCGCCTGATGTGGTTCAACGTGTTGGGACCCGGTGGGGTGCGCGAGCTGCTCTGGTTGGAGAGGACAGAGGGATATATCAAGGTCTTTCTAGGCGGGTATCACCTGGACCCACGGGATACGCTCCTGGTCTTCTCCCACGGCGGGCTCAACGCCGCGCCTCTGGAGATGTCCATGGAGGCTAAGAGCAGAGGGCTATCGGTAGTCGCCGTGACCTCCGTCCAAAACCAGAGGATAGCCACGGCCACCCACTCGAGTGGTAAGAAGCTCGCTGAAGTAGCCGACGTCGTCATCGATAATTGCGTCCCAGCCGAGGATGCCCTGGTAACCATCAATGGCTGGGCCGAGAAGGTGGCCGCCGGCTCGACCGTAGCTGTCACATCCATCGCCATGGCTCTGGTGGCCGAGGTAGCCCGCTCGCTCGCAGCGCGGCGTATTCACCCGCCAACGTTTGTTTCTCCTAACGTTAAGGAGATAGGTCCTGAGCACAACCTGGCCGTTTTTGAAGCTCATTCCCGCATGATGCAGGATGTCCTGGAGTACAAGGCCACTCCTTAA
- a CDS encoding PIG-L family deacetylase: protein MKTQQRHIVVFGAHALDAEVMAGAVVAKHTAAGHRATLVHMTRGERGHPSKDPTEYAVQLEREMKEAAKALGADALWLGYRAGELPISPEVATSVAATIRKLRPDLVVTHWRGSWHPRHVSTHYNVLEGIKLAALPCPQEELPPHRVETLYFGENCEDLEGFTPTVYVDITDTFHRWFETLNRYELFSLKRVRGSEGETSEITIPYADYYRTMATIRGIEAKVSYAQAFMEARRLVDLAFARGGRGRVLISRLL, encoded by the coding sequence ATGAAGACCCAGCAGAGGCACATCGTTGTCTTTGGTGCCCACGCCCTTGATGCTGAAGTGATGGCCGGGGCGGTAGTGGCAAAGCATACGGCTGCCGGCCACAGGGCTACCCTGGTCCATATGACCAGAGGGGAGAGGGGACACCCCTCCAAAGACCCCACGGAATACGCCGTCCAACTGGAAAGGGAGATGAAGGAAGCAGCCAAGGCCCTGGGGGCCGATGCCCTCTGGCTGGGCTATCGAGCTGGGGAGCTACCGATCTCACCAGAGGTGGCCACCTCAGTGGCTGCCACTATCCGAAAGCTCAGACCAGACCTGGTCGTCACCCACTGGAGAGGGAGCTGGCATCCCCGGCACGTCAGTACCCACTATAACGTATTGGAGGGCATCAAATTAGCCGCGCTACCCTGCCCACAGGAGGAGCTCCCGCCGCATCGCGTTGAGACCCTCTACTTTGGGGAGAACTGTGAGGACCTGGAAGGTTTCACTCCTACAGTCTATGTAGATATAACCGATACTTTCCACCGCTGGTTCGAAACGCTGAATCGGTACGAACTCTTTTCTCTGAAGCGCGTACGGGGATCCGAGGGGGAGACAAGCGAGATCACTATCCCCTACGCCGATTATTACCGGACGATGGCCACTATACGGGGGATCGAAGCCAAGGTGAGCTACGCCCAGGCCTTTATGGAAGCAAGAAGGCTAGTTGATCTCGCTTTCGCTCGGGGAGGGAGGGGCCGTGTCCTGATCAGCCGTCTTCTCTGA